The proteins below come from a single Caulobacter segnis ATCC 21756 genomic window:
- a CDS encoding glycosyltransferase family 4 protein, which translates to MKVLVVNNAAPFQRGGAEELADHLVRRLNATPGVQSELIRVPFTWEPAERLIEEMLIARGLRLPNVDRVIGLKFPAYLIPHHDKVLWLLHQFRQAYDLSEAGQSHLDFDETGRTVKAAIRAADNACFAECRRIYCNSPVTQNRLMKFNGVSSEVLYPPLNDGELFTGGDYGDYVFAGGRVAAGKRQHLLIEALALLPNGPRLVIAGPPENEAYADRLRKLVEDLDLKDRVDLRFGFHPREDIARWANDALACAYLPFDEDSVGYVTMEAFAAGKAVLTVTDSGGLLEIVSEDTGAVAEPTPAALSEALALLTSDRARAMSRGATARDLWRNKNVTWEATVRRLLD; encoded by the coding sequence ATGAAGGTGCTTGTCGTCAACAACGCCGCGCCGTTCCAGCGCGGCGGCGCCGAGGAACTGGCCGACCACCTGGTCCGCCGGCTGAACGCCACGCCGGGCGTCCAGTCCGAATTGATCCGCGTGCCCTTCACCTGGGAGCCGGCCGAGCGGCTGATCGAAGAGATGCTGATCGCCCGGGGCTTGCGCCTGCCCAATGTCGACCGGGTCATCGGCCTGAAGTTCCCGGCCTACCTGATCCCGCACCACGACAAGGTGCTGTGGCTGCTGCACCAGTTCCGGCAGGCCTATGACCTCTCCGAGGCCGGCCAGAGCCATCTCGACTTCGACGAAACGGGGCGGACGGTGAAGGCCGCCATCCGCGCGGCGGACAACGCCTGCTTCGCCGAGTGCCGCAGGATCTACTGCAACTCGCCGGTCACCCAGAACCGGCTGATGAAGTTCAATGGCGTCTCGTCGGAAGTGCTGTATCCGCCACTGAACGATGGCGAGCTGTTCACCGGCGGCGACTACGGCGACTATGTCTTCGCCGGCGGCCGGGTGGCGGCGGGCAAGCGCCAGCACCTGCTGATCGAGGCCCTGGCGCTGCTGCCGAACGGGCCGCGTCTGGTTATCGCCGGCCCGCCGGAGAACGAAGCCTACGCCGATCGGCTGCGCAAGCTGGTCGAGGATCTGGACCTGAAGGATCGCGTCGATCTGCGGTTCGGCTTCCACCCGCGCGAGGACATCGCCCGCTGGGCCAACGACGCCCTGGCCTGCGCCTATCTGCCCTTCGACGAGGACAGCGTGGGCTATGTGACCATGGAAGCGTTCGCGGCGGGCAAGGCGGTTTTGACGGTCACGGACTCGGGCGGTCTGCTCGAGATCGTCAGCGAGGACACTGGCGCGGTGGCTGAACCCACCCCCGCCGCCCTATCCGAGGCGCTGGCCCTTTTAACGTCGGACAGGGCGCGCGCCATGTCGCGGGGCGCTACGGCGCGTGACCTCTGGCGCAACAAGAATGTTACATGGGAGGCGACAGTGCGTCGCCTTCTTGATTAA
- a CDS encoding TolC family outer membrane protein translates to MRVLSKLLSVRTSVIAVAVAMAVSGRAELAHAETLADAITAAYQSNPNIQAQRAAMRALDENYTQARAAYGLQANAQVSEVYGYARGPQTRDILGRRQTEEAASQSNELSVSQALYTNGRYAARLGGVEAQIKAARENLRRIEMDLLVRVTNAYVSVRRDREVLRIAKGGEAFLRKQLQDTEDRYSVRQITLTDVQQAKARLAAASTQLANAEAQLNVTVANYAALVGHLPDTLEPEPDIDGLPATLDEAFNQAEESNPTLNAALFTEKASRLGVAEARAQRLFSVSARADYRNAPYLPYSDKQSNRSNTVNASITLTQPLFAGGQLNSQVRQSIEENNRDKLLIDDARRNMVLGVSQYWDQLVAARKSLVSQEEEMKANTIAFYGVREEERFALRSTIEVLNAQQELQNAQIGFVRGRASEYVGRVQLLAQVGTLEVGNLAPGVAAYDPTRNFKKVRYKGMLPTDLIIQTMDKIALPMEPKKPKAGDTTPIRPPSSELPAKPEAADKVAPPPSINDIPTLRDSDAPLATAPRAR, encoded by the coding sequence ATGCGAGTGCTGTCGAAACTCCTGTCCGTTCGAACGTCGGTGATCGCCGTGGCGGTCGCCATGGCTGTGTCCGGCCGCGCCGAACTCGCGCACGCCGAGACCCTGGCCGACGCGATCACCGCCGCCTACCAGAGCAACCCGAACATCCAGGCCCAACGCGCCGCGATGCGGGCGCTGGACGAGAACTACACCCAGGCGCGGGCGGCCTACGGCCTGCAAGCCAACGCCCAGGTCTCGGAAGTCTACGGCTACGCCCGAGGACCCCAGACGCGGGATATCCTGGGAAGACGGCAGACCGAGGAAGCCGCCAGCCAGTCGAACGAGCTGTCCGTCAGTCAGGCGCTCTACACCAATGGCCGCTACGCCGCGCGTCTCGGCGGTGTCGAAGCTCAGATCAAGGCCGCGCGGGAAAACCTGCGCCGCATCGAAATGGATCTGCTGGTCCGCGTGACGAACGCCTACGTCTCCGTTCGCCGGGATCGCGAGGTGCTGCGCATCGCCAAGGGGGGCGAGGCCTTCCTGCGCAAGCAACTGCAGGACACCGAGGACCGGTATAGCGTTCGCCAGATCACCCTGACGGACGTCCAGCAGGCCAAGGCCCGTCTCGCGGCGGCCAGCACCCAGTTGGCCAACGCCGAGGCGCAGCTCAACGTCACCGTCGCCAACTACGCCGCCTTGGTCGGCCACCTGCCGGACACTCTCGAGCCCGAACCCGACATCGACGGCCTGCCCGCGACCTTGGACGAGGCGTTCAATCAGGCCGAAGAGTCGAACCCGACCCTGAACGCGGCCCTGTTCACCGAAAAGGCCTCGCGCCTGGGCGTGGCGGAAGCGCGCGCGCAGCGCCTGTTCTCGGTTTCGGCGCGGGCGGATTATCGCAACGCGCCCTATCTGCCCTACAGCGACAAGCAGTCGAACCGCTCCAACACCGTGAACGCTTCGATCACGCTCACCCAGCCCCTGTTCGCGGGGGGGCAGCTGAACTCCCAGGTCCGCCAGTCGATCGAGGAGAACAATCGCGACAAGCTGCTGATCGACGATGCGCGCCGAAACATGGTGCTGGGCGTCTCGCAGTACTGGGACCAGCTGGTCGCCGCGCGTAAGTCGCTGGTCAGCCAGGAAGAGGAAATGAAGGCGAACACCATCGCCTTCTACGGCGTCCGCGAGGAGGAACGCTTCGCGCTTCGCAGCACGATCGAGGTGCTGAACGCCCAGCAGGAACTGCAAAACGCCCAGATCGGCTTCGTCCGCGGACGCGCCAGCGAATATGTCGGCCGGGTCCAACTGCTCGCGCAGGTCGGCACCCTGGAAGTCGGCAATCTGGCGCCGGGCGTGGCGGCTTACGATCCGACCCGCAACTTCAAGAAGGTTCGCTACAAGGGCATGCTGCCGACGGACCTGATCATCCAGACGATGGACAAGATCGCCCTGCCGATGGAGCCGAAGAAGCCCAAGGCCGGCGACACCACGCCGATCCGACCGCCGTCTTCCGAGCTGCCGGCCAAGCCCGAAGCCGCCGACAAGGTCGCTCCGCCGCCCTCGATCAACGACATTCCGACGCTGAGGGACAGCGACGCGCCGCTGGCGACCGCGCCGAGAGCCCGTTAG
- a CDS encoding class I SAM-dependent methyltransferase, translating to MSTEWTAGYVTDVNYTFGYYAELNPLRSRLPLMLAGRHAPRIENACELGFGQGLSVSIHAAAQPGVAWYGTDFNPSQAAFASEMVRLSGADAKLYDEAFAEFCHRPDLPDFDFIGLHGIWTWISDANRSVLVDFIRRKLRPGGVLYISYNTLPGWSASAPIRHLMKRHADVMGAPGQGVVGQTDAALTFIDQFLALEPLYAKANPGAAERLKQVKAQDRRYLAHEYMNRDWSPMYFADMERWLGDAKVGFSGSAHATDNLNELNMTPQQAAFLTAISDISLRETLRDYCVNQQFRRDYWIRGVRALAGQEQVAALRQERVILTMAKPDLPKKVRGVLGEAGLIDAIYDPIYEVLLDYKPHAIGDIEAAVAGKNVTFAQLASAITILLGSSVIQPAAPGQDMSKAKTRTQALNKVIAQRSLSTADIGHLASPMLGGGVGASRFQQMFWLAKQNGGKTSDDWAQYAWTVLQAQGQSLIKDGVTLTGEDNPIELKRQAQEWGDKILPIWTALGV from the coding sequence GTGTCGACAGAATGGACTGCCGGTTACGTCACCGACGTGAACTACACCTTCGGCTACTACGCCGAGCTGAACCCGCTTCGCTCGCGCTTGCCGCTGATGCTGGCGGGCCGCCATGCGCCGAGGATCGAAAACGCCTGCGAGCTGGGATTTGGCCAGGGCCTGTCGGTGTCCATCCATGCCGCCGCCCAGCCGGGCGTGGCTTGGTACGGGACCGACTTCAACCCCTCCCAGGCGGCCTTCGCCTCGGAGATGGTCCGTCTCTCCGGCGCGGACGCCAAGCTCTACGACGAGGCGTTCGCCGAATTCTGCCATCGCCCTGACTTGCCGGATTTCGACTTCATCGGATTGCACGGGATCTGGACCTGGATTTCGGACGCCAACCGTAGCGTTCTGGTCGACTTCATTCGCCGCAAGCTGCGGCCGGGCGGCGTGCTCTACATCTCGTACAACACCCTGCCCGGATGGTCGGCGTCCGCGCCGATCCGGCATCTGATGAAGCGCCACGCCGACGTCATGGGCGCGCCGGGGCAGGGCGTCGTGGGGCAGACCGACGCCGCCCTGACCTTCATCGACCAGTTCCTGGCGCTGGAGCCGCTGTACGCCAAGGCCAATCCGGGCGCCGCCGAGCGGCTGAAGCAGGTGAAGGCGCAGGACCGCCGCTACCTCGCGCACGAGTACATGAACCGGGACTGGAGCCCGATGTACTTCGCCGACATGGAGCGTTGGCTTGGCGACGCGAAGGTCGGATTCTCCGGTTCCGCCCACGCCACCGACAATCTCAACGAACTGAACATGACGCCGCAGCAGGCGGCGTTCCTGACCGCGATCTCCGACATCTCGCTGCGTGAAACGCTCCGGGACTACTGCGTCAACCAGCAGTTCCGGCGCGACTACTGGATCCGTGGCGTCCGTGCGCTGGCCGGCCAAGAGCAGGTCGCGGCGCTTCGGCAGGAGCGGGTGATCCTGACCATGGCGAAACCGGATCTTCCCAAGAAGGTTCGCGGCGTGCTGGGCGAGGCGGGGCTGATCGACGCCATCTACGACCCGATCTACGAGGTCCTGCTGGACTACAAGCCCCATGCGATCGGGGACATCGAGGCCGCGGTCGCCGGCAAGAATGTCACCTTCGCCCAACTGGCCTCGGCGATCACGATCCTCTTGGGCTCGAGCGTCATCCAGCCGGCCGCGCCCGGCCAGGACATGAGCAAGGCCAAGACCCGCACGCAGGCCTTGAACAAGGTCATCGCCCAGCGCTCGCTTTCCACCGCGGATATCGGCCATCTGGCTTCGCCGATGCTCGGCGGCGGGGTCGGCGCGAGCCGCTTTCAGCAGATGTTCTGGCTGGCCAAGCAGAACGGGGGGAAGACGTCGGACGACTGGGCCCAATACGCCTGGACGGTTCTTCAGGCGCAGGGCCAGTCCCTGATCAAGGACGGCGTCACGCTGACGGGGGAAGACAATCCCATCGAGCTGAAGCGGCAGGCCCAGGAGTGGGGCGATAAAATCCTGCCGATCTGGACCGCCCTGGGCGTCTGA
- a CDS encoding DUF983 domain-containing protein, which translates to MDAMSETRTAPPLLTGLKRGLLHRCPNCGDGRLYMRYLKVDPECEACGHELARYPADDGPAYFTILLIGHLFVAPLLFFPWIWEAPPMLVAPLTLIPLAVLTLLLLPRVKGGVIGALWAIRLRKAEDTPS; encoded by the coding sequence ATGGACGCCATGTCCGAGACCCGCACCGCTCCCCCGCTGCTCACCGGCCTGAAGCGCGGCCTGCTGCACCGCTGCCCGAACTGTGGCGACGGTCGGCTGTACATGCGCTATCTGAAGGTCGACCCCGAGTGCGAAGCCTGCGGGCATGAGCTGGCCCGTTACCCGGCCGATGATGGCCCGGCCTATTTCACGATCCTGCTGATCGGGCACCTGTTCGTGGCCCCGCTGCTGTTCTTCCCGTGGATCTGGGAAGCCCCGCCCATGCTGGTCGCGCCTTTGACCCTGATCCCGCTGGCGGTCCTGACCCTGCTGCTTCTGCCCCGCGTGAAAGGGGGCGTCATCGGCGCTCTCTGGGCGATCCGTCTGCGCAAGGCCGAAGACACCCCAAGCTGA
- a CDS encoding glycosyltransferase, whose amino-acid sequence MTSPLLALWRRLPAPIRQSAHLAKGAPKAAFLAGQAWLDDFARTQAARAAEARTLRRVRRRNRRPSLPITVVGFHGAVHGLGEGARMLARGFADAGLPVRAVDLSAFVGMPVDLPTAYPPPGPRERGVVISHINPPELLRWARETEGQLLGGRRHIGYWAWELEDAPAAWAPAFDLVDEVWTPSAFAADALRKIAPPRVKVTPLPYPLYLNPRPAPDRARFGLPAETVVVLMAFDLRSTAQRKNPYGALRAFRMATRDTARPALLVCKVVGADLYPDTFAALAADVASDPTIRLMRESLSAEDMAALTASSDIILSLHRSEGYGLLLAEAIWLGKPTLATGWSSNVEFMDPASSQLVDYDLIPVEGDGAIYQSGRWAAADEDDAARKLARMIDDDAWLKTLAAATAANGHVSFDRPAWLNALRRLLPLR is encoded by the coding sequence ATGACCTCACCGCTTCTGGCGCTCTGGCGCCGCCTGCCCGCGCCGATCCGCCAGAGCGCCCACCTGGCCAAGGGCGCGCCGAAAGCGGCGTTTCTGGCGGGACAGGCATGGCTCGACGACTTCGCCAGGACCCAGGCCGCGCGCGCGGCCGAAGCCCGGACGCTCCGCCGCGTGCGTCGGCGGAATCGTCGCCCTAGCCTGCCGATCACGGTCGTGGGCTTCCACGGCGCCGTCCACGGCCTTGGCGAAGGGGCCCGGATGCTGGCGCGAGGCTTCGCCGACGCCGGGCTCCCTGTCCGCGCCGTGGACCTGTCGGCCTTTGTCGGCATGCCGGTCGACCTCCCGACCGCCTATCCTCCGCCGGGACCAAGAGAGCGGGGCGTCGTGATCTCGCACATCAACCCGCCCGAGCTGCTCCGCTGGGCGCGGGAGACGGAAGGCCAGCTTCTCGGTGGGCGGCGCCACATCGGCTACTGGGCCTGGGAGTTGGAGGACGCCCCCGCCGCCTGGGCCCCGGCCTTCGACCTCGTGGACGAAGTCTGGACCCCTTCGGCCTTCGCCGCCGACGCGCTGCGCAAGATCGCGCCGCCCCGGGTCAAGGTCACGCCCCTGCCCTATCCTCTGTACCTCAACCCCCGGCCAGCGCCGGACCGCGCGCGGTTCGGCCTGCCCGCCGAGACGGTCGTCGTGCTGATGGCCTTCGATCTTCGCTCGACCGCCCAGCGCAAGAACCCGTACGGGGCGCTGCGCGCGTTCCGGATGGCGACGCGCGACACCGCGCGCCCCGCCCTTCTGGTCTGCAAGGTCGTCGGCGCCGATCTCTATCCGGACACCTTCGCGGCCCTCGCCGCCGACGTCGCGAGCGACCCGACCATCCGCCTCATGCGTGAGAGCCTGTCGGCGGAGGACATGGCGGCGCTGACCGCCAGCAGCGACATCATCCTGTCGCTGCACCGCTCCGAGGGCTACGGGCTGCTGCTGGCCGAAGCGATCTGGCTGGGCAAGCCGACCCTGGCGACCGGCTGGTCCTCGAACGTGGAGTTCATGGATCCCGCATCCAGCCAGCTGGTCGACTATGACCTGATCCCCGTCGAAGGCGACGGCGCGATCTATCAGTCCGGGCGCTGGGCGGCCGCCGACGAGGACGACGCGGCGCGCAAGCTGGCGCGGATGATCGACGACGACGCCTGGCTCAAGACCCTGGCCGCCGCGACCGCTGCAAACGGGCACGTGTCCTTCGACCGCCCGGCGTGGCTGAACGCCCTGCGACGCCTGCTGCCGCTACGCTGA
- a CDS encoding MFS transporter, protein MTANAEAPGARLTPTARARAILGGSAGNLVEWYDWFAYAAFTLYFAPAFFPKGDQTVQLLQAAAVFFLGFVARPIGAWLMGLYADHSGRRAALSVSVALMCAGALIIAITPGYATIGLWAPAILLFARVLQGLSVGGEYGASATYMSEMAGKQRRGFWSSFHYVTLIAGQLLALGVLIVLQRVLPEEALKAWGWRVPFVIGALLAVVVFWIRRGLDESISFKSAGPRENLSRRQVAAAGTLLALTVIAGVVGVTSGPLARPAQILGAVFLVLFFVSLIVPLVRLHPRESLLIMGLTAGGSLTFYVYTTYMQKFLVNTAGFTKGQASEISAISLIGFLLAQPLAGWMSDKVGRKPMLIAAFGGGALSIWPIMTGISQSTTVMGALSLILIGVAIQSCYTSISAVVKAELFPAHLRALGVALPYALANVLFGGTAEMVALAFKHEGVESAFYVYVAGVMTLGLVCAIILKDTGRHSLIHED, encoded by the coding sequence ATGACGGCGAACGCTGAAGCGCCGGGCGCGCGGCTTACGCCGACCGCCCGCGCCCGGGCCATCCTGGGCGGCTCGGCCGGCAACCTGGTCGAGTGGTACGACTGGTTCGCCTACGCCGCCTTCACCCTCTATTTCGCGCCCGCCTTCTTCCCGAAAGGCGACCAGACCGTCCAGCTGCTCCAGGCGGCGGCGGTCTTTTTCCTGGGCTTCGTCGCGCGCCCGATCGGCGCCTGGCTGATGGGGCTCTACGCGGACCATTCCGGCCGGCGGGCGGCGCTCTCCGTATCCGTGGCCTTGATGTGCGCCGGGGCGCTGATCATCGCCATCACGCCGGGCTACGCCACCATCGGCCTGTGGGCGCCGGCGATCCTGCTGTTCGCCCGCGTGTTGCAGGGCCTCTCGGTCGGCGGCGAGTACGGGGCCAGCGCCACCTATATGAGCGAGATGGCCGGCAAGCAGCGTCGCGGCTTCTGGTCCAGCTTCCACTACGTGACCCTGATCGCCGGCCAGTTGCTGGCGCTGGGCGTGCTGATCGTCCTGCAAAGGGTCTTGCCCGAGGAGGCCTTGAAGGCCTGGGGCTGGCGCGTCCCCTTCGTGATCGGCGCGCTTCTGGCCGTGGTCGTGTTCTGGATCCGCCGGGGTCTCGACGAAAGCATCTCGTTCAAGAGCGCGGGCCCGCGCGAGAACCTGTCGCGTCGCCAGGTCGCCGCCGCCGGGACGCTGCTAGCCCTGACGGTGATCGCCGGCGTCGTGGGCGTGACCAGCGGTCCGCTCGCGCGCCCCGCCCAGATCCTGGGCGCGGTGTTCCTCGTGCTGTTCTTCGTGTCGCTGATCGTGCCGCTGGTGCGCCTGCATCCGCGCGAGAGCCTGCTGATCATGGGCCTGACGGCGGGCGGCTCGCTGACCTTCTATGTCTACACGACCTACATGCAGAAGTTCCTGGTCAACACGGCGGGCTTCACCAAGGGCCAGGCCTCCGAGATCAGCGCCATCAGCCTGATCGGCTTCCTGCTGGCTCAGCCCCTCGCCGGCTGGATGTCGGACAAGGTGGGGCGCAAGCCGATGCTGATCGCGGCGTTTGGCGGCGGGGCCTTGTCGATCTGGCCCATCATGACCGGGATTTCCCAGTCGACCACCGTGATGGGGGCCCTGTCGCTGATCCTGATCGGGGTGGCGATCCAGTCCTGCTACACCTCGATCAGCGCGGTGGTGAAGGCCGAGCTGTTCCCGGCCCACCTGCGGGCGCTGGGGGTGGCCCTGCCCTACGCCCTGGCCAACGTGCTGTTCGGCGGCACAGCCGAGATGGTCGCCCTGGCCTTCAAGCACGAGGGGGTCGAGAGCGCCTTCTACGTCTATGTCGCCGGCGTCATGACCCTGGGCCTGGTCTGCGCGATCATCCTGAAGGACACCGGCCGCCACAGCCTTATCCACGAGGATTGA
- a CDS encoding DUF599 domain-containing protein produces the protein MPLLDIIVLVAFSLCWLLYEPALRRLGEAGGVLNTDMTVIRRRWMQEMAVREIALLDGQLLGHAINSASFFASSNLILIAAAAGVLFGGDSALRSVEGLAVLAKTTPMMFQIKLGLVLVALARGLLDFIWSIRQMNYCLAAIGAAPMWAPPKVLEEYAEAAGGILNPALSAFNAGVRAYYFALAAACWLLGPLPFMTATLGAMTLLLWRQRRSRASIAVHKVREILERQPVVHGPHLTKLKKPPPPSKDRA, from the coding sequence ATGCCGTTGCTCGACATCATCGTCCTCGTCGCCTTCTCGCTCTGCTGGCTGCTGTACGAGCCCGCGCTTCGACGCCTGGGCGAGGCGGGCGGCGTGCTCAACACCGACATGACGGTGATCCGCCGCCGGTGGATGCAGGAGATGGCGGTGCGCGAGATCGCGTTGCTGGACGGCCAGTTGCTGGGCCATGCGATCAACTCCGCCAGCTTCTTCGCCTCGTCGAACCTGATCTTGATCGCCGCGGCGGCCGGTGTCCTGTTCGGCGGCGATAGCGCCCTGCGGAGCGTCGAGGGCCTGGCGGTGCTGGCCAAGACCACGCCGATGATGTTCCAGATCAAGCTCGGGCTGGTGTTGGTCGCCCTGGCGCGCGGCCTCCTGGACTTTATCTGGTCGATCCGCCAGATGAACTACTGCCTGGCCGCGATCGGCGCCGCGCCGATGTGGGCGCCGCCCAAGGTGCTGGAGGAATACGCCGAGGCGGCCGGCGGCATCCTCAACCCGGCCCTGTCGGCCTTCAACGCCGGCGTCCGCGCCTACTACTTCGCCCTGGCGGCGGCGTGCTGGCTGCTGGGGCCCCTGCCCTTCATGACGGCGACGCTGGGGGCCATGACCCTGCTGCTCTGGCGCCAGCGCCGCAGCCGCGCCTCGATCGCCGTGCACAAGGTCCGTGAGATCCTGGAGCGCCAGCCGGTCGTGCATGGGCCGCACCTGACCAAGCTGAAAAAGCCGCCGCCGCCGTCCAAGGACCGGGCCTAG
- a CDS encoding DUF3309 family protein, producing MLGTILIIILILALIGALPTWGHSRSWGYFPSGGLGLILVIIIILVLMGRI from the coding sequence ATGCTCGGCACGATCCTTATCATCATCCTCATCCTGGCCCTGATCGGCGCGCTGCCCACCTGGGGCCACAGCCGTTCCTGGGGCTACTTCCCGTCGGGCGGCCTGGGCCTGATCCTCGTGATCATCATCATCCTGGTGCTGATGGGCCGCATATAG